One genomic window of Conyzicola nivalis includes the following:
- the eccB gene encoding type VII secretion protein EccB: MATKKDLIEAQGFSRRRLLSAFTSGAPGGKELEPAAPLRAVAAGVVLSAMIILAGVFYGLIRPGLPTGWENNTLVLVKDSGARYITIDSVLYPVINTASARMLMPSGKFSVITTDRDTLDGIDIGPTVGILGAPDDIPAPGSLINDGWAACVTDDAETAVTLPRSRLVSAVDDASVVELDGILYVIAAGIRYEVAASDSDAVLRSVGLSAGSAVPVDARWLNLFEEGTPLAPLVVSNAGDTLAGSGLVVGGVIHQEGDADDVRYLVSEAGELARLSPLAYQLYLLGSGAFLGAGVDVSPADVRGLPNAANPAGGLDWPAEPLTSLARDEAPCAVLGHDETGEPQTLFATLDDQNDLGEAGVSVSAGGGALVRVGGSTASDSGMVYLIDESGTAYAVPGADADIVGRLGYDVDDIALLPGSWLQFLAAGPELTEAAAGSAPQPVAAAGQ, from the coding sequence GTGGCAACCAAGAAAGATCTGATCGAAGCCCAGGGCTTCAGCCGTCGGCGCCTGCTCTCGGCGTTCACCAGCGGCGCGCCTGGCGGTAAGGAGCTCGAGCCCGCGGCTCCCCTGCGGGCGGTCGCGGCCGGCGTGGTGCTGTCGGCGATGATCATCCTGGCCGGGGTTTTCTACGGCCTTATCCGCCCGGGCCTGCCGACCGGGTGGGAGAACAACACCCTCGTGCTGGTGAAAGACAGCGGTGCCAGGTATATCACCATCGACAGTGTGCTCTACCCGGTGATAAACACCGCGAGCGCCCGCATGCTGATGCCCTCAGGCAAGTTCTCGGTGATCACAACGGACCGCGACACCCTCGACGGCATCGATATCGGTCCGACCGTCGGCATCCTCGGCGCGCCCGACGACATTCCCGCCCCCGGCTCACTGATCAACGACGGCTGGGCGGCGTGCGTCACCGACGACGCCGAGACGGCGGTCACCCTGCCGAGGTCGCGACTGGTCAGCGCCGTGGATGATGCGTCGGTGGTCGAGCTCGACGGCATCCTCTATGTCATCGCGGCAGGCATCCGTTACGAGGTCGCCGCGAGCGACTCCGACGCGGTTCTGCGCTCGGTGGGCCTCAGCGCCGGGTCGGCCGTTCCGGTCGATGCCCGCTGGCTCAACCTGTTCGAGGAGGGTACGCCGCTCGCGCCGCTCGTGGTGTCGAACGCCGGCGACACACTCGCCGGCTCGGGACTCGTGGTCGGAGGTGTCATCCACCAGGAGGGCGACGCCGACGACGTGCGCTATCTCGTCTCCGAGGCGGGCGAGTTGGCGAGACTCAGTCCCCTCGCCTACCAGCTCTACCTGCTCGGCTCCGGCGCTTTCCTCGGCGCGGGCGTGGATGTGAGCCCCGCCGACGTCCGCGGCCTCCCCAACGCCGCCAACCCGGCCGGCGGACTCGACTGGCCGGCCGAGCCACTCACCTCTCTCGCGCGCGACGAGGCCCCGTGCGCCGTGCTCGGCCACGACGAGACCGGCGAGCCGCAGACCTTGTTCGCCACCCTCGACGACCAGAACGACCTCGGCGAGGCCGGCGTCTCGGTAAGCGCGGGTGGAGGCGCACTCGTGCGGGTGGGCGGTTCCACCGCCAGCGATTCCGGAATGGTCTACCTGATCGACGAATCGGGAACGGCCTACGCAGTGCCGGGTGCGGACGCCGATATCGTCGGACGCCTCGGGTACGACGTCGACGACATCGCCCTGCTGCCCGGTTCTTGGCTGCAGTTCCTCGCAGCCGGACCCGAACTCACCGAGGCGGCGGCGGGATCCGCGCCGCAGCCCGTGGCCGCGGCGGGACAGTAG
- a CDS encoding WXG100 family type VII secretion target, whose translation MADVISAEEGALKRGAQAVNEAKASIDQQVKKVRGEIEQLRGFWQGGAATSFTGLMTSWDEQARKLNEVLVVLEAALAGTEKDQAATEEEHTSTISGLGSMMSSI comes from the coding sequence ATGGCAGATGTAATCTCCGCTGAAGAGGGTGCGCTCAAGCGCGGTGCCCAGGCGGTTAACGAGGCCAAGGCCAGCATTGACCAGCAGGTCAAGAAGGTGCGTGGCGAGATCGAGCAGCTTCGTGGTTTCTGGCAGGGTGGCGCCGCGACGTCGTTCACGGGTCTTATGACGTCGTGGGACGAGCAGGCCCGCAAGCTCAACGAGGTCCTCGTTGTTCTCGAGGCTGCGCTGGCTGGTACCGAGAAGGACCAGGCCGCGACCGAAGAAGAGCACACGTCGACGATCTCGGGCCTCGGTTCGATGATGTCGAGCATCTAG
- a CDS encoding WXG100 family type VII secretion target: protein MSVNPAQVTALAGQIRQGSTGIKSALDNLESEVGKLRASWGGEAQVSYDTAQRKWSQTLGEMQALLTQIAGKTEEISGTYVQSDSSSAQRFSI, encoded by the coding sequence ATGTCAGTAAACCCGGCGCAGGTCACGGCTCTCGCCGGACAGATCCGCCAGGGTTCGACGGGTATCAAGTCCGCTCTCGACAACCTCGAGTCCGAGGTCGGCAAGCTCCGTGCGTCGTGGGGTGGTGAGGCGCAGGTCTCCTACGACACCGCGCAGCGCAAGTGGAGCCAGACGCTCGGCGAGATGCAGGCGCTGCTCACGCAGATCGCCGGCAAGACCGAGGAGATCTCGGGCACCTACGTGCAGAGCGACTCGTCGTCCGCACAACGGTTCTCCATCTAG
- a CDS encoding WXG100 family type VII secretion target: protein MSVNPAQVTALAGQIRQGSTGIKSALDNLESEVGKLRASWGGEAQVSYDTAQRKWSQTLGEMQALLTQIAGKTEEISGTYVQSDSSSAQRFSI, encoded by the coding sequence ATGTCAGTAAACCCGGCGCAGGTCACGGCTCTCGCCGGACAGATCCGCCAGGGTTCGACGGGTATCAAGTCCGCTCTCGACAACCTCGAGTCCGAGGTCGGCAAGCTCCGTGCGTCGTGGGGTGGTGAGGCGCAGGTCTCCTACGACACCGCGCAGCGCAAGTGGAGCCAGACGCTCGGCGAGATGCAGGCGCTGCTCACGCAGATCGCCGGCAAGACCGAGGAGATCTCGGGCACCTACGTGCAGAGCGACTCGTCGTCCGCACAACGGTTCTCCATCTAA
- a CDS encoding S8 family serine peptidase: MGRRAFAPRILASAVTALLAAGALSVLPVAAPPSFAAGEDCAPGNPQFTPETPSALGVLQSQKAWSRGTGGGVLVAVVDSGIDATNPHLQGAVVGGRDFVFDGEDPRGMTDVNGHGTAIAGQIAAREIPQSGVVGLAPSVDLLSVRVFRGTDSQSVDAGFGPTTARMSEGIRFAADSHAVVINVSMSDFAASPDLEAAVAYAESLGSLVVASAGNRGTTEDVSDSPRYPAAYAGALAVSATDARGLVTDDSIHGSHVEVAAPGSQILTVATGAGDCVYAQEAPSSSFATAYVSAAAALVAAAHPDETPAQWQYRLMATGIRSNPDARDDLSGWGVVQPYNAINLVPGADTRGPVSPAGTSGAGVLVPAVATVSPDHTESPFIVTQAMTLIVIVVALTLFGTIAVIIVLRRRRGTVPTTEGEPARHGLLGS; this comes from the coding sequence GTGGGCCGCCGCGCATTCGCTCCCAGAATCCTGGCCAGCGCCGTGACGGCGCTCCTCGCGGCGGGCGCGTTGAGCGTGCTGCCAGTCGCCGCACCGCCGTCGTTCGCGGCGGGCGAAGACTGCGCGCCGGGCAACCCGCAGTTCACCCCCGAGACCCCGTCGGCACTCGGCGTGCTGCAGTCGCAGAAGGCCTGGAGCCGGGGCACCGGCGGCGGCGTGCTCGTGGCCGTCGTCGACTCGGGAATCGACGCCACCAACCCGCACCTGCAGGGCGCGGTCGTCGGCGGGAGGGACTTCGTCTTCGACGGCGAAGACCCGCGCGGCATGACCGACGTGAACGGCCACGGAACCGCGATCGCCGGACAGATCGCGGCGCGCGAAATACCGCAGTCGGGCGTCGTCGGCCTCGCGCCCTCGGTAGACCTGCTGTCGGTGCGGGTGTTCCGCGGCACCGACAGCCAGTCGGTCGACGCTGGATTCGGACCCACGACGGCCCGCATGTCGGAAGGCATCCGCTTCGCGGCCGACTCGCACGCCGTGGTGATCAACGTGTCGATGAGCGACTTCGCAGCCTCCCCCGATCTCGAAGCGGCCGTCGCCTACGCCGAATCGCTCGGTAGCCTCGTCGTCGCGAGCGCCGGCAACCGTGGCACCACGGAAGACGTCTCCGATTCGCCGCGCTATCCGGCTGCCTACGCGGGCGCTCTCGCGGTGAGCGCCACCGACGCGCGCGGCCTGGTGACGGATGACTCGATCCACGGTTCGCACGTCGAGGTGGCCGCACCCGGTTCGCAGATCCTCACGGTGGCCACCGGCGCCGGCGACTGCGTCTACGCGCAGGAAGCGCCCTCGTCGAGCTTCGCCACCGCCTACGTCAGTGCGGCCGCGGCGCTCGTGGCGGCGGCGCATCCCGACGAGACGCCCGCCCAGTGGCAGTACCGCCTCATGGCGACCGGCATCCGCAGCAATCCTGACGCGAGAGACGACCTGTCAGGCTGGGGAGTCGTGCAGCCCTACAACGCGATCAACCTCGTGCCGGGTGCCGATACCCGGGGCCCGGTGAGCCCAGCGGGCACGTCCGGCGCCGGGGTTCTCGTGCCGGCCGTCGCCACGGTGTCGCCCGACCACACCGAGTCGCCCTTCATCGTTACCCAGGCGATGACGTTGATCGTGATCGTGGTCGCGCTGACGCTGTTCGGAACGATCGCCGTCATCATCGTGTTACGACGCCGCCGCGGTACGGTACCCACGACCGAGGGCGAGCCTGCCAGGCACGGTCTGCTCGGCAGCTGA
- a CDS encoding WXG100 family type VII secretion target: MSEKLVRKFGQMDQAVELIQGANADIRRSLEALDATVGSLRSQWTGSASDAYDSAHREWVQTLDAMNAILAESAGVVASAAERGRATQASVRAKWGG, from the coding sequence ATGAGCGAGAAACTCGTCCGCAAGTTCGGACAGATGGACCAGGCCGTGGAGCTCATCCAGGGGGCAAACGCCGACATCCGGCGTTCCTTGGAGGCGCTCGACGCAACAGTAGGGTCGCTCCGGTCGCAGTGGACGGGGTCGGCCTCAGACGCTTACGATTCCGCGCATCGCGAGTGGGTGCAGACACTCGACGCGATGAACGCCATCCTGGCGGAGTCGGCGGGTGTCGTCGCCTCGGCGGCGGAGCGCGGACGCGCGACGCAGGCTTCCGTGCGCGCGAAGTGGGGCGGATGA
- the eccD gene encoding type VII secretion integral membrane protein EccD has protein sequence MSDAVVMTGSLVRVSIVSEGRRLDVGVPAQVPLIELMPGFARSLGVLDPTLSHGGYALHRAEGVVLDVSRSLGSQGIHDGELLTLVRGGLIAEPRVYDDVVEAVIDATSDQHSEWTPKDGARTALAISLSFLALCAVLLVSAGSSLGIGAIIAGSGVVLLIATAAVLTRIGQPEAGHALGLAAALFGAITGYLAVDIEPIWGWPLAAAGLGAVVVGGVALALTKNGPEVHLIPIAFGLVVGITSTVAALFAPGEAASYAIMIAIIATLSNGLPWLALTSTRISVISPQSDAEMFAAPVPIDADDIRRRAAAGQRVLVSLRIALGLASLLATPLVAASGPTGAILCTLAFAGMMFQSRQAYARLGVLVVMVLGATGLALTGLSVSAANPDLRALLLTILLVTTAILVTLTLLSPRARLRLARTADTVEVLILAFLLPLGIATAGLV, from the coding sequence ATGAGCGATGCCGTCGTCATGACCGGATCCCTGGTTCGCGTCTCCATTGTCAGCGAAGGACGGCGCCTCGACGTGGGAGTGCCTGCCCAGGTGCCACTCATCGAACTCATGCCCGGGTTCGCCCGCAGCCTCGGTGTGCTCGATCCCACGCTGTCCCACGGCGGCTACGCCCTGCATCGCGCCGAGGGGGTCGTGCTCGACGTGAGCCGCAGCCTGGGCAGCCAGGGAATCCACGACGGAGAGCTGCTCACCCTGGTGCGCGGCGGCCTCATCGCCGAACCACGGGTGTACGACGACGTCGTCGAAGCCGTCATCGACGCGACATCCGACCAGCACAGCGAGTGGACACCGAAGGACGGCGCGCGCACCGCACTCGCTATCAGCCTCAGTTTTCTCGCGCTCTGCGCCGTGCTGCTCGTGTCCGCGGGCTCGAGCCTGGGTATCGGCGCCATCATCGCGGGCAGCGGCGTCGTGCTGCTGATCGCGACGGCCGCGGTACTCACGCGCATCGGCCAGCCGGAAGCCGGGCACGCGCTGGGACTCGCCGCCGCTCTGTTCGGTGCGATTACCGGCTACCTCGCCGTCGACATCGAACCGATCTGGGGCTGGCCGCTCGCCGCCGCGGGCCTCGGCGCGGTCGTCGTCGGCGGTGTCGCCCTCGCGCTCACCAAGAACGGGCCCGAGGTGCACCTCATCCCGATCGCGTTCGGACTCGTCGTCGGCATCACGTCGACGGTCGCTGCTCTCTTCGCCCCTGGCGAAGCGGCCTCCTACGCGATCATGATCGCGATCATCGCCACGCTGTCGAACGGCCTCCCGTGGCTCGCCCTCACGTCGACCCGCATCTCCGTCATCTCGCCGCAGAGCGACGCCGAGATGTTCGCCGCACCGGTCCCGATCGACGCCGACGACATCCGCCGCCGCGCCGCCGCGGGACAGCGCGTGCTGGTCTCGCTCCGCATCGCCCTCGGACTGGCGTCGCTGTTGGCCACCCCGCTCGTCGCCGCGTCGGGGCCCACCGGCGCCATCCTCTGCACCCTCGCTTTCGCGGGCATGATGTTCCAGTCGCGTCAGGCCTACGCGCGCCTCGGCGTGCTTGTCGTGATGGTGCTGGGCGCCACCGGCCTCGCCCTCACCGGGCTGAGCGTCTCCGCGGCCAACCCCGACCTGCGCGCGCTGCTGCTCACCATCCTGCTGGTGACCACCGCTATCCTCGTGACTCTCACCCTGCTCAGCCCTCGGGCCCGCCTGCGGCTGGCGCGCACGGCAGACACCGTCGAAGTGCTGATTCTCGCTTTCCTGTTGCCGCTCGGCATCGCCACGGCAGGGCTCGTGTGA
- a CDS encoding RDD family protein, whose translation MSEITPTASAACWNCAQTLKPGAEQCVFCGVSQRQQPTAYVVSPDGMDAAAPPVQTWTPAADTAAPATSRTALDPSISGTAAGVGSQLAAFTVDVVVVAAVAVTVYLVSGAAVFAALAVFEMAVGLWVMEARTGATVGKLVLRIRTSRDDAPFSPGIGRALVRRLLTAAGFIVAVVGAWVVVASGAWDRSGRARSWGDIAARTQLVSVPRQDRVKRPVPVAASTVDAMSVDASIVLAAPQVVSTLAKPRAVDEDSVSQSQTGAGARAAVAADHAGPPVPAATSAAPVEPALPESADGTVLLVFDTGQRERFAAPVAVNLGRNPIVTEPGDKLVTVQDPEITVSKTHLRLEHSRGRTWVTDGGSTNGTDLLDDEGGVTTLAAGERVLLDEGVRVRVGNRAFTISLILGGEK comes from the coding sequence ATGAGCGAAATCACACCGACCGCCTCGGCGGCCTGCTGGAACTGCGCTCAGACGCTGAAGCCCGGCGCGGAGCAGTGCGTTTTCTGCGGGGTCTCGCAGCGACAGCAGCCCACGGCCTATGTCGTGTCACCCGACGGGATGGATGCCGCCGCGCCTCCTGTACAGACGTGGACCCCCGCGGCCGACACCGCGGCCCCCGCGACATCCAGAACCGCCCTCGACCCGTCGATCTCCGGCACCGCCGCGGGCGTCGGCAGCCAACTGGCCGCATTTACCGTCGACGTCGTCGTCGTGGCGGCGGTCGCCGTAACGGTCTACCTGGTGTCGGGTGCCGCCGTCTTCGCCGCCTTGGCCGTCTTCGAGATGGCCGTCGGACTGTGGGTGATGGAAGCGCGAACGGGCGCCACTGTCGGCAAGCTCGTTCTGCGCATCCGCACGTCGCGCGACGACGCTCCGTTCTCGCCGGGTATCGGGCGCGCCCTCGTGCGCCGACTGCTCACCGCGGCCGGGTTCATCGTCGCCGTCGTCGGCGCTTGGGTCGTCGTCGCCTCGGGCGCCTGGGACCGCAGCGGCCGGGCACGCAGCTGGGGTGACATCGCCGCGCGCACGCAGCTCGTCTCGGTTCCGCGTCAGGACCGGGTCAAGCGCCCCGTGCCGGTCGCCGCGAGCACCGTCGACGCCATGTCGGTGGATGCCTCGATCGTGCTTGCCGCGCCGCAGGTCGTGAGCACCCTCGCCAAGCCGCGGGCGGTCGACGAAGACTCCGTGTCGCAGTCCCAGACCGGGGCGGGCGCACGTGCAGCGGTGGCTGCCGACCACGCCGGTCCGCCCGTGCCTGCGGCAACGTCCGCTGCGCCGGTCGAGCCCGCCCTGCCGGAGAGCGCCGACGGGACCGTGCTGCTCGTCTTTGACACCGGTCAGCGCGAGCGCTTCGCGGCGCCCGTCGCCGTCAACCTCGGCCGCAACCCCATCGTCACCGAACCCGGCGACAAGCTCGTGACCGTGCAAGACCCCGAAATAACCGTCTCTAAAACGCACCTGCGGCTCGAGCACTCGCGCGGCCGCACCTGGGTCACCGACGGCGGCTCGACCAACGGCACCGACCTGCTCGACGACGAGGGCGGCGTCACCACCCTCGCCGCAGGCGAGCGCGTGCTGCTCGACGAGGGCGTGCGTGTGCGCGTCGGCAACCGGGCATTTACCATCAGCCTCATCCTGGGTGGAGAAAAATAA
- a CDS encoding S8 family peptidase has protein sequence MSSLRALSRTLAVAGAVALLAITAAPAHAVDAPWYVGALKLDTAAQGLTGAGVKIAVLDGPINPEVPTLVGADLQVQEPSLCFDDTGTPLPAATTDLGPSNPTDHGTNVASIIVGSGAGYAGQQGVVGVAPGATILYYSVYSESAEGEGVRCRAEDGSFVMLPIHRAIDAAVDAGANIISVSLEHAGSDEFDTAIARAFREGVVVVASLPNDASALSVGGMPADANGTVGVQAAGADGSIQNKASGQPNRDTSADVVAPGLDISVQGNPATGLWSDQFVANGTSLATPLTAGVLALVMEKYPAATGNQIIQSLIHNTSGDPDHEPARDPDELIGYGLLSPTNLLSVDPTKYDDVNPLILKEAADGSVLEPTYDQIFNTAATDEPAGEPDAEAESSGTPAWVGILVGVLIGGVVLVAIVVTVIIMAVRKRAAITKQ, from the coding sequence GTGTCGTCGCTCCGCGCTCTCTCTAGAACTCTGGCCGTTGCCGGTGCCGTCGCGCTCCTGGCGATCACGGCGGCGCCCGCTCACGCCGTCGACGCGCCATGGTATGTCGGGGCGCTCAAGCTCGACACGGCTGCGCAGGGCCTGACCGGCGCCGGGGTAAAGATCGCCGTGCTGGACGGCCCGATCAACCCCGAGGTGCCGACGCTCGTCGGGGCCGACCTTCAGGTGCAGGAGCCGTCTCTCTGCTTTGACGACACGGGGACACCGCTTCCCGCCGCGACGACCGACCTCGGTCCTTCGAACCCCACCGATCACGGAACGAACGTCGCTTCGATCATCGTCGGGTCGGGTGCGGGCTACGCCGGCCAGCAGGGCGTCGTCGGCGTCGCGCCCGGCGCCACCATCCTCTACTACTCCGTCTACTCCGAGTCCGCCGAGGGCGAGGGCGTGCGCTGCCGTGCCGAAGACGGCAGCTTCGTGATGCTTCCTATCCATCGAGCGATCGATGCGGCCGTCGACGCGGGCGCCAACATCATCTCGGTTTCGCTAGAGCACGCGGGCAGCGATGAGTTCGACACGGCGATCGCCCGCGCCTTCCGCGAGGGCGTCGTCGTGGTCGCCTCGCTGCCGAACGACGCCTCCGCACTCAGCGTCGGGGGCATGCCCGCCGATGCGAACGGCACGGTCGGAGTGCAGGCAGCCGGCGCAGACGGCTCGATCCAGAACAAAGCCAGCGGTCAGCCGAACCGCGACACAAGCGCCGACGTCGTTGCCCCGGGACTCGACATCTCAGTGCAGGGCAACCCGGCCACCGGCCTTTGGTCCGACCAGTTTGTGGCGAACGGAACATCGTTGGCCACCCCGCTGACCGCGGGTGTGTTGGCGCTCGTCATGGAGAAATACCCCGCCGCGACCGGCAACCAGATTATCCAGTCGCTCATCCACAACACGAGCGGCGACCCTGACCACGAGCCCGCCCGTGATCCCGACGAGCTGATCGGCTACGGGTTGCTGTCTCCGACCAACCTGCTCAGCGTCGATCCGACGAAGTACGACGACGTCAACCCGCTCATCCTTAAGGAGGCGGCGGACGGCTCCGTCCTGGAGCCGACCTACGACCAGATCTTCAACACCGCTGCAACAGACGAGCCGGCGGGGGAGCCCGATGCCGAAGCGGAATCCTCGGGCACGCCGGCCTGGGTGGGCATTCTCGTGGGAGTGCTTATCGGCGGCGTCGTGCTCGTCGCGATCGTCGTCACCGTAATCATCATGGCCGTGCGCAAGCGCGCGGCCATCACCAAGCAGTAG